The genomic window CCTTGGTAGTTAAATAACACCCGCCATGCTTGCTGTGAAGATTGTTTTGGGAAAGTAGTTTCGTTTTTCCCTTTGTTGTTTTTTTCTTGATCAATTTGAATATTTGGATGCAAACTTTGCCATAGTTGATCATTATTTTTAAAAGCATCAGGAATAAATTGATCGGCATCTGCTGCATGAATACTCCATTGTATAATCCCATTGTTTTCACGCAAGCTTAATTGGCTGGTTATTTTTTCTTTGGTAGCTTGGCTTTGGGCTTGACGCATAGCCCAAAAAACTTTTTCTTGAGCATCGTTAAGGCGGCGAGTTTCTACAAAAGCTTGCCAACTAGGTAGTGCTAGTGCAGCTAATACACCGAAGGCAAGAACAACTACTAAAATCTCTATTAGTGTAAAGCCCAGGCTAGAACTATGTGTACAACAATTTCTCGTATTGCTGAAAAGCCAAAAACGCACTGAATATTTGTCCAAAAAGTATGCACCCAAAATTAAGTAAGTAATAAATAGAAAATCTAACGTTTGTAGTCAGGGCTTTAGCCCTACAATATTTTTATTTTTTTAAATACCCATTTTTCCAAAGATAAAAGGGGCTAATTAAACTACTTATAAATAATTGCATTTCACAAGCAGCAACTAAATCTGTAGTTATCTTTAATCTATATTTAAGTAAATGTAATGATATTTTTCTGATATCGTTGAGCATATAAAGCAATAAAGCTAATGGTTTAATCCAAGGTTTAATCATTAGCATTCTAGTAACATAACGGCTTAGTCCAATACCTCTAAAAAACGGAATTAAATACTCTTTGTTTAACCGTGAACTCGGTATTTTATGAAATAGTTCCATTTCTGGATTATACCAAACTTCCCAACCAGATTTTTGAATATAAGATAACATTTCTAGGTCTTCACTGGTGAGCATACTACCAGTAACTCTACCTGTTAAAATTGGATTATTTGGGACGCTATCTAGCCACGCTTGCCGACGCACAACCAAACCAGCAGAAGGAGGAAGTAATTTTTTGGCTGGTTCATACTTTAAAGGTAAATCACCACGTTCTGTAATTGCTAAAAATGCAGCAACACGTTCAAAGTTTTCTGGCGGTTCTACTTCCCAATCAGGATGTATCTGACTACCATAAGCACCCGCTTGGGGATATTTTTTCGCAAAATTATAAGCAGATAGCACCCAATTTAATTGAGGATAGTTATCATCATCTAGAAAACCAATTAATTCACTTTTGGCTTCTTTAATCGCACGTTTTCTAGCGTATGCTGCACCCTGTTGAGGTTCAAAAAAATATTTTAAAGAAAAAGGGTATGACCAATTTTCTTGATAATTTTGAATAAGTTTTGCTGTGTCATCGGTGCTATTATTATCTATAACAATAATTTCCCAAGACAAGTTTTCAGTATGAATTTGATCGCGGAGAAGTTCCAGAAGTTTCGGTAAACGCTTTGCCCCGTTGTAAGTTGGGATAGCTACAGTAAAATCAATACACATAATCATCTATAACAACAAAAGCTAACTAGATACATCAATTTTCAATTGTGTTAACCTGTATAGCATTCCGTTGATTCACTGAAATTTAGGTTAAAATTTCCATGAATATATTTTTAGCTGCATTCAGCATCTCTAGCAGTTTTTGTTGTACCTAAGATTGTTTTTATAATTACACATCTCTTAACATTACTTTCTTGAGTGGGATTCCCAGGTTTAGCCACAGCGACAGAAACAATTAACCCTTTAGTGCCTAGTTTGCTAGTTTGCACAGATGTGATACTATCACTCTTTGTCTTTACTAACAGATCCAATGCACCAGTATGGTCAAAAGTAATTGTTTGTGGCTTGCTAGTGGCAGTGAATGTAGGATTAGAAGCGTAAGTTACCGAACTGCTGCTAGTGTTTTCACTGGTAATATTTGTACCAATGACAATTTGCCCTGGGCTAATGTCTAAATTTTCGCCTAAAGGTCGCCAGATGTTAGAGTCACTAGGGAGAATATAGCCTTGGGGATGAGGATAAATAGCAACTTGTGGAATGTTATTATCAGTTTTAAAACTAACACTGTAGCGGCGTTTTTGTTTTGTAGCTTCATTTTGAGCATCTCGGATAGCAGACAAAACAACATCATTAGCTTTACTAGCTCTTTGTCTATTTACAAACGCTATCCAATTAGGTGCTGCGATCGCTGCTAAAACACCAATCATTACTATTACTGCCAACATCTCCACTAAACTAAATCCAGCACTACTGTGAGTAGTATGTAAATATATTTTTTGTTGTGCTTTCAATTTATTTCCAATTGGTTTATTTATCGCATTTTCTAAAAATAGGCTATACATAAAAGGTTGGTTTTTATTAATGAAATTAAACAACTAAGCAGATAAATGGTAATCAATCATTAATCGATATTTATTAACTGCATATTATCTAATTTTGGGATTAAAAATATGCAGTTAAATTTATTTAGTAAACAAGTATCCTATTCCTTGCACTCTTATACTTGACTGGGGAAAATAAGATTTGATACTATCCTGATTGTCATCAAAATCGAAATTATTACTCTGAATACGAGCTAGGGCATTACCACGCAAATAAACTTCTGCTACAGTTTTAGCTGAATCTACGCAGACATAAAAACCGCGTGTTTTAACGTTATCTGTAGCAACATCATCTCCACTACCAGAAAATTTTGGTACTAACTCACCATTTGCACAAGTTGGTGTAGGGTTATTCGTAGTACCTGTAGTAGTTTGATCAATGTAATCAACCAAAGGTAAAACCTGTTGCTCATAAGTTTCATCAGTCTTCTTCGTCCATTTATTCATCTTGGCTTCAAGATTTCCTTCATTATCCAGACTAAACATCTGAAAGCCTGTGTCTCTAGTATTGTTTTTTTCTGTATCAGTTAATCCATACCCATTACTAATTTGAAATCTACCAATTCTAGCTGCTTTAGACCAAGTAGTATTATCATCTTTAATCACATAATAGGCAACTAAAGAGTAGACAAAAGTATCATCTTTTTCAGATGTAGTTGTTTTAGTTCCATCTGGGTTATCTGTAGTTGTTGTTTTAGCAACTAATCCCTGGGGAATATATTGTCGTTTCCAAAATACGAGTACAGGAAAATATTTATCTTTTTTATCATAATGAGGTAGTTCATCTCTAATTTCTTTGATGCCCTTAGCGTTGTAAATATATACCGACTGCTGCAAATCTCGTCCAATATAATCCAGTGCTGCTTTGATATCTTGCTCAGTAGTGGCTTTAGCTTGTTCTTTACGATCATTGTCCATAATGTTGATCATAAATCCCAATAAAGGCGTAATTACAAGAAAGGCGAGAAGAAGACCTACTAGTAATTCAATAAGAGTAAAGCCACCTGTTTTTTGTTTTACTTTAGAATATTTTAGCTGATGACTTAAAAGCCATTTAAGCTGTTTCATAATGTTATATTTCCTCCTAGAAATAGCAGATATTTAGCAATGAATATGAGTATTGCTATTTACAACTAGAAGCTGTATTGCCAGTATCTTCAAGCCGATCGCAGAAATCACTAAATTTTGTATTTTCGTTGGATATTTCTGTTGTCATTTCCACTAATGGCGTTTTGCGATCGCCTACTCCCCCTGTGAAGGTTGCTTGTTTATTAGGTGCTGTCTTCAGATTACCCCCATCACTGGCAAAACCATCTGCTCTATAAACCCGCAAGCCCAACTGATAGCCATTATCAGCAGTGCTACTAGAAACTTTATTGTATCGAAAAGCTTGAATCACGAAGTCTACACTGCTGCTATTAGTACAACCACCACCGTCAACATCCACACAGTACAAACTATTAGCAGGTGTAGGGACAGAACAATAAGGATAGGAAGAATCAGTAGTGCTACACGTCAAGCTTCCGATAGTAGGAGCAGGGTAAGTAGTTATGGTGTAACTGCCTCCTGTAACTGCTGGAGGTGTAATGATACCTGTTTGAATACCGTCAAGATAGCTTTTAGCAGCATCGCTTGCCCTCTCAATCCGCTTTGCTTGTACTCGCGTGGCGACTGATATGACGATCACAGGTGCGATCGCAGCTAGTAAAATGGCAGCAACCAGAATAGCCACTAATGACTCAATAATGGTAAAACCAGACTCATTGGATGGGGATGTTTGCCGCAGTTTGTAGTAAATCATATTTATTTTAATTAGATTAAACTGGCGGGATTTCTGAAATAGATATAGTTTTTGTGTGAGTTATTTTCGAGTATTTGACTCTAATTCGTAGTTAATGTTTTAGCACTAACTACGAATCTATAAGATGAAATCAAGGACAACCAGTAAGAGGACGTTGATCTGGGCTAATAGCGTATTTTTGCTCACTACCATATGAGGCACTGGGAGCGGTTTCATAGCCGCCAGATACGCTACTCACTTGAGCAGCACATAGCAAAGTTTTCACCCAAGTATCATCTCGACCCACTTCTCTATAAAACTCATTAGGATCGTTTGTAGAAGGTGCAGTAAAGCGTTGAGAGAACAAGTCTGGTAGCTGAGTTAGCAAAGCTACGTCATAACCCCAACTACGACTAGGAGCAGCATAGAAAGGTGTACGACCAAGGTTTCCAGTGGCGGATTGATAACGTTGCGGATACGCAAAAATAGTTCCTGTCCCTGCTGGATCAGCAATTACAGGTTGCCAGGGTGCGGTTGCATAATTGCTACGTTTAAACTGAATGAAAGAACCAAGAGCTTTGTGTTTGAGGTTGGTACTACCCAAATCCCAAGTTTCTAAGTAACGGACAAAGTTTTCTAAACCACCATTATATTCCCCTGTATTCCCAGTGCTGGAGGGGCGTTCTGGAGCATTACCTTGAGCAAACACCAAATTTGTTTCCGTTTCTACTGCACGTTGCATCCAGTGTGATGACATCGCATCTCCAGTGCTATTTAGGCTTGTTGTTGAAGTGTTGGTGGGATACTGAAGTTGTAATACGGGGACTAAAAGCGGCTGTTCTGCGGTTCTTGTGCCAGTTAAGGTATTTTCAATGTTTAAAGGATACTTAGGATCGTAGTAGATGGTTGGAGGGCTTGTAGATTCGTC from Nostoc sp. UHCC 0870 includes these protein-coding regions:
- a CDS encoding pilus assembly FimT family protein, with the translated sequence MRFWLFSNTRNCCTHSSSLGFTLIEILVVVLAFGVLAALALPSWQAFVETRRLNDAQEKVFWAMRQAQSQATKEKITSQLSLRENNGIIQWSIHAADADQFIPDAFKNNDQLWQSLHPNIQIDQEKNNKGKNETTFPKQSSQQAWRVLFNYQGCPVYKIEDECTKTSLRTLGQLTFYSQKNGKVKRCIYVSTIIGALRMGRENAKANTNGKYCY
- the hpsE gene encoding hormogonium polysaccharide biosynthesis glycosyltransferase HpsE: MCIDFTVAIPTYNGAKRLPKLLELLRDQIHTENLSWEIIVIDNNSTDDTAKLIQNYQENWSYPFSLKYFFEPQQGAAYARKRAIKEAKSELIGFLDDDNYPQLNWVLSAYNFAKKYPQAGAYGSQIHPDWEVEPPENFERVAAFLAITERGDLPLKYEPAKKLLPPSAGLVVRRQAWLDSVPNNPILTGRVTGSMLTSEDLEMLSYIQKSGWEVWYNPEMELFHKIPSSRLNKEYLIPFFRGIGLSRYVTRMLMIKPWIKPLALLLYMLNDIRKISLHLLKYRLKITTDLVAACEMQLFISSLISPFYLWKNGYLKK
- a CDS encoding prepilin-type N-terminal cleavage/methylation domain-containing protein, whose amino-acid sequence is MYSLFLENAINKPIGNKLKAQQKIYLHTTHSSAGFSLVEMLAVIVMIGVLAAIAAPNWIAFVNRQRASKANDVVLSAIRDAQNEATKQKRRYSVSFKTDNNIPQVAIYPHPQGYILPSDSNIWRPLGENLDISPGQIVIGTNITSENTSSSSVTYASNPTFTATSKPQTITFDHTGALDLLVKTKSDSITSVQTSKLGTKGLIVSVAVAKPGNPTQESNVKRCVIIKTILGTTKTARDAECS
- the hpsC gene encoding hormogonium polysaccharide secretion pseudopilin HpsC is translated as MKQLKWLLSHQLKYSKVKQKTGGFTLIELLVGLLLAFLVITPLLGFMINIMDNDRKEQAKATTEQDIKAALDYIGRDLQQSVYIYNAKGIKEIRDELPHYDKKDKYFPVLVFWKRQYIPQGLVAKTTTTDNPDGTKTTTSEKDDTFVYSLVAYYVIKDDNTTWSKAARIGRFQISNGYGLTDTEKNNTRDTGFQMFSLDNEGNLEAKMNKWTKKTDETYEQQVLPLVDYIDQTTTGTTNNPTPTCANGELVPKFSGSGDDVATDNVKTRGFYVCVDSAKTVAEVYLRGNALARIQSNNFDFDDNQDSIKSYFPQSSIRVQGIGYLFTK
- the hpsB gene encoding hormogonium polysaccharide secretion pseudopilin HpsB, translating into MIYYKLRQTSPSNESGFTIIESLVAILVAAILLAAIAPVIVISVATRVQAKRIERASDAAKSYLDGIQTGIITPPAVTGGSYTITTYPAPTIGSLTCSTTDSSYPYCSVPTPANSLYCVDVDGGGCTNSSSVDFVIQAFRYNKVSSSTADNGYQLGLRVYRADGFASDGGNLKTAPNKQATFTGGVGDRKTPLVEMTTEISNENTKFSDFCDRLEDTGNTASSCK